From Deferrisoma camini S3R1, the proteins below share one genomic window:
- a CDS encoding ABC transporter permease subunit has translation MFLQQLVNGLTVGGVYALIAVGYTMVYGVIELINFAHGEIYMFGAFITFHLITVYKVPFFVAALVAVATCAVIGILLDIVAYRPLRNAPRLAALITAIGMSIFFQNVALIKWGAQIKSYPLEALPPFFSDVAVRIGDVQVTWLQVFILATTLLLMFALHTIIHRTKVGAAMRAIAQDKRAAALMGINVNRVISFTFALGSSLGAVAGILVGVFYNAIWPTMGYIAGIKAFAAAVLGGIGSVPGAMLGGVVLGVAEVFGAGYLSSQYRDGIAYAVMILVIVFKPSGLLGKAMIQKV, from the coding sequence CTGTTTCTCCAGCAGCTCGTCAACGGGCTGACCGTGGGCGGCGTGTACGCCCTGATCGCCGTGGGCTACACCATGGTCTACGGCGTGATCGAGCTGATCAACTTCGCCCACGGCGAGATCTACATGTTCGGGGCGTTCATCACCTTTCACCTGATCACGGTGTACAAGGTGCCGTTCTTCGTGGCCGCGCTGGTGGCCGTGGCCACCTGCGCGGTGATCGGCATCCTGCTCGACATCGTGGCCTACCGGCCCCTGCGCAATGCCCCGCGCTTGGCCGCCCTGATCACGGCCATCGGCATGAGCATCTTTTTCCAGAACGTGGCCCTGATCAAATGGGGCGCCCAGATCAAGAGCTACCCCCTGGAGGCCCTGCCGCCGTTCTTCTCGGACGTGGCGGTGCGGATCGGGGACGTGCAGGTGACCTGGCTCCAGGTGTTCATCCTGGCCACCACCCTGCTGCTCATGTTCGCCCTGCACACGATCATCCACCGCACCAAGGTGGGCGCGGCCATGCGGGCCATCGCCCAGGACAAGCGGGCGGCGGCGCTGATGGGCATCAACGTGAACCGGGTCATCTCGTTCACCTTCGCCCTGGGCTCGTCCCTGGGGGCGGTGGCCGGGATCCTGGTGGGGGTGTTCTACAACGCCATCTGGCCCACCATGGGGTACATCGCGGGCATCAAGGCCTTTGCCGCGGCCGTGCTCGGCGGCATCGGGTCGGTGCCCGGGGCCATGCTGGGCGGGGTGGTGCTGGGGGTGGCCGAGGTGTTCGGGGCGGGCTACCTGTCGTCCCAGTACCGGGACGGCATCGCCTACGCCGTGATGATCCTGGTGATCGTGTTCAAGCCCTCCGGCCTTCTCGGCAAGGCCATGATCCAGAAGGTGTGA
- a CDS encoding ArsR/SmtB family transcription factor, translating to MKDLDIREKADLLRLLGHPTRLLILEELARGVKCVTDIRDLLDIPQPNVSQHLAVLRQARLVDFYEDGQLRCYYLLRPALVAALLEFLGGEYPVVKRDREDVRREGRLREQERGVAPACEG from the coding sequence ATGAAAGACCTGGACATCCGGGAAAAGGCCGACCTGCTGCGGCTCCTGGGCCACCCCACCCGGCTCCTGATCCTGGAGGAGCTCGCCCGGGGCGTGAAGTGCGTGACCGACATCCGGGACCTTCTGGACATCCCCCAGCCCAACGTGTCCCAGCACCTGGCCGTGCTGCGCCAGGCCCGCCTGGTGGACTTCTACGAGGACGGCCAGCTCCGGTGCTACTACCTGCTGCGGCCGGCCCTGGTGGCCGCGCTCTTGGAGTTCCTGGGGGGCGAGTACCCGGTGGTCAAGCGCGACCGGGAGGACGTGCGCCGCGAAGGCCGGCTGCGGGAGCAAGAGCGGGGCGTGGCCCCGGCGTGCGAGGGGTGA
- a CDS encoding AzlD family protein has protein sequence MIGRATLGTIAAAAAVTYALRAGGLLLAGRLPRGGPVRRAMEALPGAILVSLVAPSALKSGPAGLAAVALTAWLTLRTRNVFVAMAAGMAVVVVARRFGG, from the coding sequence ATGATCGGCCGGGCCACGCTGGGGACGATCGCGGCGGCCGCCGCCGTGACCTACGCCCTGCGGGCCGGGGGGCTGCTGCTCGCGGGTCGGCTGCCCCGGGGGGGACCGGTGCGCCGGGCCATGGAGGCCCTTCCCGGCGCGATCCTCGTCTCCCTGGTGGCCCCCTCTGCCCTGAAGAGCGGCCCGGCAGGTTTGGCGGCCGTGGCGCTCACGGCCTGGCTCACCCTGCGTACCCGAAACGTGTTCGTCGCGATGGCGGCCGGCATGGCCGTGGTGGTCGTGGCCCGGCGCTTCGGCGGGTGA
- a CDS encoding GntR family transcriptional regulator, with amino-acid sequence MPTIEFEPIGSGPLYERLARRLAGLVDRGTFRTGERLPSIRGPARDLRVGVNTVREAYALLEDRGIVEARPPSGFYVRPRLPDLLADSGISEGSLRPRPVNVREAMGR; translated from the coding sequence ATGCCCACCATCGAATTTGAACCCATCGGTTCCGGCCCGTTGTACGAACGCCTGGCCAGACGTCTGGCCGGCTTGGTGGATCGCGGAACATTCCGCACCGGGGAACGGTTGCCGTCGATCCGGGGGCCGGCCCGGGATCTGCGGGTGGGGGTGAACACGGTGCGCGAGGCTTACGCCCTGCTGGAGGACCGGGGGATCGTGGAGGCGAGGCCGCCGTCCGGTTTCTACGTGCGCCCCCGGCTCCCCGACCTTCTGGCGGACTCCGGGATCTCAGAGGGAAGCCTGCGGCCCCGGCCCGTGAACGTCCGGGAGGCGATGGGCCGATGA
- a CDS encoding ABC transporter permease — MSYWKLVWKNLTRRRSRFVFTLSAIAVGIASVVTLLSLGTGLEAEIRKQADVLGANLVVTPRGWCAYEQISVLTGESLPEAIPNDTVQAIERIGGLEAVPYLTQRAVLHNQPVPLVGILPERMRAFKNWRVARGDYRLDGSHVVVGSGISDKFRLAVGDTVRIRGQEFAVSGILEPVGNRDDLAVYMDLAVAQRLYGAGDKVSFVAVRVDDIGRTDDYIAAIQSAADVDVVSDKQLLRSVLAIVGSVGNALQLIAAVAVLAACFGITNTMMTAIYERRREIGILGALGAGRGTVFSVFVGESAVYGLLGGIVGVVVGFAFSYFAAPYIGQNEFTAFVGSEQSVSVFDLGITIQALVFAVLVASLSGVYPALRAARLSPVEAIRYE, encoded by the coding sequence ATGAGCTACTGGAAGCTCGTGTGGAAGAACCTGACCCGCCGCAGGAGCCGGTTTGTCTTCACCCTGTCGGCGATCGCCGTGGGGATCGCGTCGGTGGTGACCCTGCTGTCCCTGGGCACCGGTCTGGAGGCGGAGATCCGGAAGCAGGCCGACGTGCTCGGCGCCAACCTGGTGGTCACGCCCCGGGGCTGGTGCGCGTACGAGCAGATCTCGGTGCTCACCGGCGAGTCCCTGCCCGAGGCGATCCCCAACGACACCGTACAGGCGATCGAGCGGATCGGTGGGCTCGAAGCGGTGCCGTACCTCACCCAGCGGGCGGTCCTCCACAACCAGCCGGTCCCCCTGGTGGGGATCCTGCCGGAGCGGATGCGGGCGTTCAAGAACTGGCGCGTGGCCCGGGGAGACTACCGGCTCGACGGCTCCCACGTGGTGGTGGGCTCGGGGATCTCGGACAAGTTTCGACTGGCGGTCGGGGACACGGTGCGGATCCGGGGCCAGGAGTTCGCCGTGAGCGGGATCCTGGAGCCGGTGGGCAACCGGGACGACCTGGCCGTGTACATGGACCTCGCCGTGGCCCAGAGGCTCTACGGCGCCGGGGACAAGGTGTCGTTCGTGGCGGTCAGGGTGGACGACATCGGCCGCACCGACGACTACATCGCCGCGATCCAGTCCGCGGCCGACGTGGACGTGGTGTCGGACAAGCAGCTCCTGCGCTCGGTGCTGGCCATCGTTGGCAGCGTGGGCAACGCCCTCCAGCTGATCGCAGCCGTGGCCGTGCTCGCCGCGTGCTTCGGCATCACCAACACCATGATGACCGCGATCTACGAGCGCAGGCGGGAGATCGGCATCCTCGGCGCCCTGGGCGCCGGGAGGGGCACGGTGTTCTCGGTGTTCGTGGGCGAGTCGGCCGTGTACGGGCTCCTGGGAGGGATCGTGGGCGTGGTGGTGGGGTTCGCGTTCTCGTACTTCGCGGCGCCCTACATCGGCCAGAACGAGTTCACCGCGTTCGTCGGAAGCGAGCAGAGCGTGAGCGTGTTCGACCTGGGCATCACCATCCAGGCCCTGGTGTTCGCGGTGCTGGTCGCGTCTTTGTCAGGCGTGTACCCCGCCCTGCGGGCCGCCCGCCTGAGCCCCGTGGAGGCGATCCGCTATGAGTGA
- the mduS gene encoding methyltransferase domain-containing selenoprotein MduS, which yields MEKRPSKDQRRHWTEVYARTPAFFGEEPSEFARMALEQFRAEGAGTVLELGFGQGRDTLFFAENGLRVAALDYSEQAVREVEAAARARGLADRVEAGVHDVRDPLPFGEGAFDACYAHMLLCMELTETQIAFVLAELHRVVKPGGLVLYTVRSDHDKHFRAGTHLGEDLYEVGGFVVHFFTEEKVRRLARGYEVLDVGRMQEGSLPRDLYVVTLRRRPGPMPDRVEETNMENPMTRFEAFFETAKSNPALEPKTRGLLFLAASLAAGCELUTDWSLAVARESGATDEELEAATAIAMSVTAHQTRLLFDKMKGRHPQAPAAGEGEAAGCHEPGAT from the coding sequence ATGGAGAAACGTCCGTCCAAGGACCAGCGGCGCCACTGGACCGAGGTGTACGCCCGGACGCCGGCGTTCTTCGGCGAGGAGCCGAGCGAGTTCGCCCGTATGGCGCTGGAGCAGTTCCGGGCCGAGGGCGCCGGCACGGTGCTGGAGCTGGGGTTCGGCCAGGGCCGCGACACCCTGTTCTTCGCGGAAAACGGCCTGCGGGTCGCGGCCCTGGACTACTCGGAGCAGGCCGTGCGGGAGGTGGAGGCGGCGGCCCGGGCCCGGGGGCTCGCGGACCGGGTCGAGGCGGGGGTCCACGACGTGCGGGACCCCCTGCCGTTCGGGGAGGGCGCGTTCGACGCGTGCTACGCCCACATGCTCCTGTGCATGGAACTCACCGAGACCCAGATCGCGTTCGTGCTGGCCGAGCTCCACCGGGTGGTCAAGCCCGGCGGGCTCGTGCTGTACACGGTGCGCAGCGACCACGACAAGCACTTTCGGGCCGGCACCCACCTGGGCGAGGACCTCTACGAGGTGGGCGGATTCGTGGTGCACTTCTTCACCGAGGAGAAGGTCCGCCGCCTCGCCCGGGGGTACGAGGTGCTGGACGTGGGCCGCATGCAGGAAGGCAGCCTGCCCCGGGACCTGTACGTGGTGACCCTTCGAAGGCGTCCGGGACCGATGCCGGACCGGGTGGAGGAGACGAACATGGAGAACCCGATGACGCGGTTCGAGGCGTTCTTCGAGACCGCGAAGTCCAACCCGGCGCTGGAGCCCAAGACCCGGGGGCTCCTGTTCCTGGCCGCGTCGCTCGCGGCCGGCTGCGAACTCTGAACCGACTGGAGCCTCGCGGTCGCGAGGGAGAGCGGAGCCACCGACGAAGAGCTGGAAGCCGCCACCGCCATCGCCATGAGCGTGACGGCCCACCAGACCCGCCTGCTGTTCGACAAGATGAAAGGCCGGCATCCCCAGGCCCCGGCGGCCGGGGAAGGAGAGGCCGCCGGTTGCCACGAGCCGGGGGCCACGTGA
- a CDS encoding sterol desaturase family protein codes for MGTRSRLLWRFHRVHHSDIDMDVPTATRFHPGEIAISAGIKLGLVYLLGVRFVELLVFETLLVASAQLQHSSVRVPAAFERAWWLLFVPPSMHRVHHSVVIRERNTNYGTIFSLWDRILGTLRTDVDQARIRIGMGAYRDPARLRLVPLLALPFTRPVR; via the coding sequence GTGGGAACGAGAAGCAGACTCCTGTGGCGGTTCCACCGGGTGCACCACTCCGACATCGACATGGACGTGCCCACGGCCACCCGGTTCCACCCGGGGGAGATTGCGATCTCGGCCGGGATCAAGCTGGGGCTCGTGTACCTCCTGGGGGTGCGGTTCGTGGAGCTGCTGGTGTTCGAGACCCTGCTGGTGGCCTCGGCCCAGCTCCAGCACAGCTCGGTACGGGTGCCGGCCGCTTTCGAGCGGGCGTGGTGGCTCCTGTTCGTGCCGCCGTCCATGCACCGCGTCCACCACTCGGTGGTCATCCGGGAGCGCAACACCAACTACGGCACGATCTTCTCCCTGTGGGACCGGATCCTGGGAACGCTGCGGACCGACGTGGACCAGGCCCGCATCCGGATCGGCATGGGCGCCTACCGCGACCCGGCCCGCCTGCGACTCGTCCCCCTCCTGGCGCTCCCGTTCACCCGCCCGGTGCGGTGA
- a CDS encoding ABC transporter substrate-binding protein produces MRKSLIWTAALVCLVGSAAWAGDTIKIPVASPFTGPLASFGEGVKNGALLKAEEINAAGGINGKKVEILLEDELCDPKEAANVATKLAGDKDVVVVVGHLCSSASLAAAPIYKDAKLPAISPASTNPNLCKSSPYYFRNVYKDDFQGAFLARYVDEALGWKKIAIFYETNDYSIGLKNAFVAEAKKRGLRILGEEAYTSDTTDFTPQLSKFKMMKPDAIFIPGYAPQGTLIVSQAAKLGMKVGFFGADGLDDDVMLKNKDAEGLFVTTPFLPDAAGPEAQGFIKAYKAKYGVEPNWFAANTYDAVGLAAEAIAKVGLDRQKVRDYLASLNSPDKAYKGVTGATYFDENGDCLKAAFIKEIRGGKWVSAKKQLQ; encoded by the coding sequence ATGAGGAAGAGCCTGATCTGGACCGCGGCGTTGGTCTGCCTGGTGGGCTCGGCCGCGTGGGCCGGCGACACCATCAAGATCCCGGTGGCGTCGCCCTTCACCGGCCCCCTGGCGTCGTTCGGCGAGGGGGTGAAGAACGGGGCCCTCCTGAAGGCCGAGGAGATCAACGCGGCCGGCGGCATCAACGGCAAGAAGGTGGAGATCCTCCTGGAAGACGAACTGTGTGACCCCAAAGAGGCGGCCAACGTGGCCACCAAGCTGGCCGGCGACAAGGACGTGGTCGTGGTGGTGGGGCACCTGTGCTCCTCGGCCAGCCTGGCGGCCGCTCCGATCTACAAGGACGCCAAGCTGCCGGCCATCTCCCCGGCCTCCACCAACCCCAACCTCTGTAAGTCGAGCCCCTACTACTTCCGGAACGTGTACAAGGACGACTTCCAGGGCGCCTTCCTGGCCCGGTACGTGGACGAGGCCCTGGGCTGGAAGAAGATCGCCATCTTCTACGAGACCAACGACTACTCCATCGGCCTGAAGAACGCCTTCGTGGCCGAGGCCAAGAAGCGGGGCCTGCGGATCCTGGGCGAGGAGGCCTACACCTCCGACACCACCGACTTCACGCCCCAGCTCTCCAAGTTCAAGATGATGAAACCCGACGCGATCTTCATCCCGGGCTACGCGCCCCAGGGCACCCTGATCGTGAGCCAGGCCGCCAAGCTCGGCATGAAGGTGGGCTTCTTCGGGGCCGACGGCCTGGACGACGACGTGATGCTCAAGAACAAGGACGCCGAGGGTCTGTTCGTGACCACCCCGTTCCTGCCCGACGCGGCCGGGCCCGAGGCCCAGGGCTTCATCAAGGCCTACAAGGCCAAGTACGGGGTGGAGCCCAACTGGTTCGCCGCCAACACCTACGACGCCGTGGGCCTGGCCGCCGAGGCCATCGCCAAGGTGGGGCTGGACCGGCAGAAGGTGCGGGACTACCTGGCCAGCCTGAACTCCCCCGACAAGGCCTACAAGGGGGTGACGGGCGCCACCTACTTCGACGAGAACGGTGACTGCCTCAAGGCCGCCTTCATCAAGGAGATCCGGGGCGGCAAGTGGGTCAGCGCCAAGAAGCAGCTCCAGTAG
- a CDS encoding AzlC family ABC transporter permease: protein MSALGWRMGFRANLPVAASVAAYGSVLGVLAAQKGLGWADVLLMDLMVFAGSSQFVMVDMWTSPLPTAAMAAAVGVINARYVLITATLRPLFEGRRILEKLFFVHFVADENWAVTMAARRQGGADLGHLWGGGVCLLGAWCLGTVAGVGFGAAVPDPEAWGLDFAFTAVFTALAVSLWRGSRRDGLPWLAAVAAACLGERLLPGTWYVLAGGLAGAVTAACLPDEGEGGRRG from the coding sequence ATGAGCGCACTCGGGTGGCGGATGGGGTTCCGGGCCAACCTTCCGGTGGCCGCGAGCGTAGCGGCCTACGGGAGCGTGCTCGGCGTGCTGGCGGCCCAGAAGGGCCTCGGCTGGGCCGACGTGCTCCTCATGGACCTGATGGTGTTCGCGGGCTCGTCCCAGTTCGTCATGGTGGACATGTGGACCTCGCCCCTGCCCACCGCGGCCATGGCCGCGGCCGTGGGCGTGATCAACGCCCGGTACGTCCTGATCACAGCCACCCTCCGGCCCCTGTTCGAGGGGCGGCGCATCCTCGAGAAGCTCTTCTTCGTGCACTTCGTGGCCGACGAGAACTGGGCCGTGACCATGGCCGCACGGCGCCAGGGCGGGGCCGACCTGGGGCACCTGTGGGGCGGGGGGGTGTGTCTGCTGGGGGCGTGGTGCCTGGGCACGGTGGCCGGGGTGGGGTTCGGCGCGGCCGTGCCCGACCCCGAGGCCTGGGGGCTGGACTTCGCGTTCACCGCCGTGTTCACCGCGCTGGCGGTGAGTCTGTGGCGGGGTTCCCGGCGCGACGGCTTGCCCTGGCTGGCGGCCGTGGCCGCGGCCTGCCTGGGCGAGCGGCTTTTGCCGGGAACCTGGTACGTGCTCGCGGGCGGGTTGGCCGGTGCCGTGACCGCGGCCTGTCTGCCCGACGAGGGGGAAGGGGGGCGGCGAGGATGA
- a CDS encoding YeeE/YedE thiosulfate transporter family protein: MILAAVFVVGLALGVLVQRSRFCVFGAMTDWFGQGRPERALMVLAAVAVFGLVNLVGYRHGAEYPGALFLVGGAVQAVGYALGRGCPLTLLVRLGEGSRFHLAVFAGFLVGVGLYTGLLARPVEALLGPLTWTGAQTLGALLH; encoded by the coding sequence ATGATCCTGGCGGCGGTGTTCGTGGTGGGCCTGGCCCTGGGCGTGCTCGTGCAGCGCTCCAGGTTCTGCGTGTTTGGGGCGATGACCGACTGGTTCGGGCAGGGCCGGCCCGAGCGGGCCCTCATGGTGCTCGCGGCGGTGGCCGTGTTCGGGCTGGTGAACCTCGTGGGCTACCGCCACGGGGCCGAGTACCCGGGGGCCTTGTTTCTCGTCGGCGGTGCCGTGCAGGCCGTGGGCTACGCTCTCGGCCGGGGCTGTCCCCTCACCCTGCTCGTACGGCTCGGGGAGGGGAGCCGGTTCCACCTGGCGGTGTTCGCGGGATTCCTGGTGGGCGTGGGGCTGTACACGGGGCTGCTCGCCCGCCCCGTGGAAGCCCTGTTGGGCCCTCTCACGTGGACCGGCGCCCAGACGCTCGGGGCGTTGTTGCACTGA
- a CDS encoding branched-chain amino acid ABC transporter permease yields MGIREFLEEHPRAAVGAVAAIALILPWLPLGEASGYVTRVATLTMVYMALALGLNIVPGFTGLLDLGYVGFYGIGAYTAGLLTIHYGLSYWVILPLAAMNGALWGILLGAPTLRLTGDYFAIVTFGFAELVGLVIRNELWLTRGPMGIPGIAAPSIFGHVLSKEWEFFYLMFAILVFVVILVRRVESSRLGRAWFAIREDEIAAEACGINIIRYKILAFAVSASIGALAGSFYARWFRFIHPDMFKFWESILVLCLVVLGGMGSVVGVMLGALVMIPMTEILRVGLGAFVDWAGSAGFTWISPDLVNARYLIFGLILVLMMRFRPEGLFPAVRVRGEMHPGSERERDDEDESFYEARTDHEKEPLG; encoded by the coding sequence ATGGGCATCCGAGAGTTCCTGGAGGAGCATCCCCGGGCCGCCGTGGGCGCGGTGGCCGCCATCGCCCTGATCCTGCCCTGGCTGCCCCTGGGCGAGGCCTCGGGATACGTGACCCGGGTGGCCACCCTGACCATGGTGTACATGGCCCTGGCCCTGGGGCTGAACATCGTGCCCGGGTTCACGGGGCTCCTCGACCTGGGGTACGTGGGGTTCTACGGCATCGGCGCCTACACCGCCGGCCTCCTGACCATCCACTACGGCCTGTCCTACTGGGTCATCCTGCCCCTGGCCGCCATGAACGGCGCCCTGTGGGGCATCCTGCTGGGCGCGCCCACCCTGCGCCTGACCGGCGACTACTTCGCCATCGTCACCTTCGGGTTCGCCGAGCTGGTGGGCCTGGTGATCCGCAACGAGCTGTGGCTCACCCGGGGCCCCATGGGCATCCCCGGCATCGCCGCACCCTCGATCTTCGGGCACGTGCTGAGCAAGGAGTGGGAGTTCTTCTACCTGATGTTCGCCATCCTGGTGTTCGTGGTGATCCTGGTGCGCCGGGTGGAGAGCTCCCGCCTGGGCCGGGCCTGGTTCGCCATCCGCGAGGACGAGATCGCGGCCGAGGCCTGCGGCATCAACATCATCCGGTACAAGATCCTGGCCTTTGCCGTGAGCGCCTCGATCGGGGCCCTGGCCGGGTCGTTCTACGCCCGGTGGTTTCGGTTCATCCACCCCGACATGTTCAAGTTCTGGGAGTCGATCCTGGTGCTGTGCCTGGTGGTGCTGGGCGGCATGGGCTCGGTGGTGGGCGTGATGCTGGGGGCCCTGGTCATGATCCCCATGACCGAGATCCTGCGGGTGGGGCTGGGCGCCTTCGTGGACTGGGCCGGCAGCGCCGGGTTCACCTGGATCAGCCCCGACCTGGTCAACGCCCGGTACCTCATCTTCGGCCTCATCCTCGTCCTCATGATGCGGTTCCGACCCGAGGGGCTGTTCCCGGCGGTGCGGGTGCGGGGCGAGATGCACCCGGGCTCCGAGCGGGAACGGGACGACGAGGACGAGAGCTTCTACGAGGCCCGAACCGACCACGAAAAGGAACCCCTGGGGTAG
- a CDS encoding YeeE/YedE thiosulfate transporter family protein, translating to MTTTTWKRAVAVGAAVGILNLGHYALTAKVPGLELPFGIFPGGFPVAAVSAAAGRLTPQLKVMLVFGLGVVIGAAASAYRTGGFVWQGRVPVRELLQGLAGGTVMAVGVWMAQGCLNKHGLSGAPGLMLSSWVTMAGIAATAWLLARPGRRGAR from the coding sequence ATGACGACGACCACCTGGAAACGGGCCGTGGCCGTGGGCGCGGCCGTCGGGATCCTGAACCTCGGGCACTACGCGCTCACCGCGAAGGTCCCCGGTCTCGAGCTGCCGTTCGGCATCTTCCCCGGCGGGTTCCCGGTGGCGGCGGTGTCCGCGGCCGCCGGAAGGCTGACCCCCCAACTGAAGGTGATGCTGGTGTTCGGGCTGGGGGTGGTGATCGGCGCCGCCGCGAGCGCGTATCGAACGGGCGGATTCGTCTGGCAGGGCCGGGTGCCGGTGAGGGAGCTGCTCCAGGGGCTGGCCGGCGGGACGGTCATGGCCGTGGGGGTGTGGATGGCCCAGGGGTGTCTCAACAAGCACGGCCTCAGCGGGGCCCCGGGGCTCATGCTGAGCAGCTGGGTCACGATGGCCGGCATCGCCGCCACGGCGTGGCTCCTGGCCCGACCCGGCCGGCGGGGTGCCCGATGA
- a CDS encoding ATP-binding cassette domain-containing protein: MLKLENVHTYYGNIHALKGVSFELQEGQIGCLIGANGAGKSTTLMTISGLERCKEGTIEFLGQPIQRTAPDEIVRMGICQVPEGRRIFPRLTVRENLMLGAYIRKDKDGIQQDLDRVLGYFPRLAERLNQDGGTLSGGEQQMLAIGRALMSRPKLLLLDEPSLGLAPLVVETIFEIIAEIAKEKITVLLVEQNANAALQLAHYGWVLETGRIVLQDEARALLENPKVREAYLGEG; encoded by the coding sequence ATGCTGAAGCTCGAGAACGTCCACACCTACTACGGCAACATCCACGCCCTCAAGGGGGTCTCGTTCGAGCTCCAGGAAGGGCAGATCGGGTGTCTCATCGGCGCGAACGGCGCCGGCAAGTCCACCACCCTGATGACCATCTCGGGGCTCGAGCGGTGCAAGGAGGGCACCATCGAGTTCCTGGGCCAGCCGATCCAGCGCACCGCGCCCGACGAGATCGTGCGCATGGGCATCTGCCAGGTGCCCGAGGGCCGCAGGATCTTCCCCCGGCTCACCGTGCGCGAGAACCTGATGCTGGGCGCGTACATCCGCAAGGACAAGGACGGCATCCAGCAGGACCTGGACCGGGTGCTCGGCTACTTTCCGCGGCTGGCCGAGCGGCTGAACCAGGACGGGGGCACCCTGTCGGGCGGCGAGCAGCAGATGCTCGCCATCGGCCGGGCGCTCATGAGCCGGCCCAAGCTGCTGCTGCTCGACGAGCCGAGCCTGGGGCTGGCCCCCCTGGTGGTGGAGACGATCTTCGAGATCATCGCCGAGATCGCCAAGGAGAAGATCACCGTCCTCCTGGTGGAGCAAAACGCCAACGCCGCCCTCCAGCTGGCCCACTACGGCTGGGTGCTGGAGACCGGGCGCATCGTGCTCCAGGACGAGGCCCGCGCCCTGCTCGAGAACCCCAAGGTGCGCGAGGCCTACCTGGGCGAGGGGTGA
- a CDS encoding ABC transporter ATP-binding protein, with protein MSDPILRAEGLTKVYDGGYRTVALEDVTLEIPRGSLTCIMGPSGHGKSTLLHLLGGLDRPTSGRVYLDGEDLTAASPRRLAGIRSRRLGFVFQFFNLLPMLTALENVQTAMLLAGVPRREQEARARELLRLVGLEDKLHAKPNQLSGGQRQRVAIARALANDPDLLLMDEPTGNLDSRSEEELLEQVRAVHARGKTVVIVTHSDTVAALAERIVTIRDGRVVTG; from the coding sequence ATGAGTGATCCCATCCTTCGCGCAGAGGGTCTCACCAAGGTCTACGACGGCGGCTACCGGACGGTGGCCCTGGAGGACGTCACCCTGGAGATCCCCCGGGGCAGCCTCACCTGCATCATGGGCCCCTCCGGCCACGGCAAGAGCACGCTGCTGCACCTGCTGGGGGGGCTCGACCGTCCCACCAGCGGAAGGGTGTACCTGGACGGAGAGGACCTCACCGCGGCGTCTCCAAGGCGCCTGGCCGGGATCCGAAGCCGCCGCCTGGGGTTCGTGTTCCAGTTCTTCAACCTGCTGCCGATGCTCACGGCCCTGGAGAACGTACAGACCGCCATGCTCCTGGCCGGCGTTCCCCGCCGGGAGCAGGAGGCCCGGGCCCGGGAGCTCCTTCGCCTGGTGGGGCTCGAGGACAAGCTCCACGCCAAGCCGAACCAGCTCTCGGGCGGCCAGCGCCAGCGGGTGGCCATCGCCCGGGCCCTGGCCAACGACCCGGACCTGCTGCTCATGGACGAGCCCACCGGCAACCTGGACAGCCGGTCCGAGGAGGAGCTGCTGGAGCAGGTCCGGGCCGTGCACGCCCGGGGCAAGACCGTGGTCATCGTCACCCACTCCGACACCGTGGCCGCCCTGGCCGAGCGGATCGTCACCATCCGGGACGGCCGGGTGGTGACGGGGTGA
- a CDS encoding DJ-1/PfpI family protein: protein MPGRTQKALLFLARGFEDLEAAAVTAVCGWTGYREHLPSIHLTTTGLHAEVQGRFGTRVRPHRHLGDVDPDEYAALAVPGGFFSHGFDEAFDPRLYRVAQAIHARGGMIATWCVGVLPIAEAGLLRGGRATTYRFSRHHDNPGRLRALGCEPVPAPLVVWNRIASCAGPAQSLEVAFLLLEFLVGEAGAAEVRRYLAGTDREGMG, encoded by the coding sequence ATGCCCGGACGGACGCAAAAGGCACTCCTGTTCCTTGCCCGGGGGTTCGAAGACCTGGAGGCCGCCGCCGTGACCGCGGTCTGCGGCTGGACCGGGTACCGGGAGCATCTTCCTTCGATCCACCTCACAACCACGGGCCTGCATGCCGAGGTGCAAGGCCGCTTCGGCACCCGGGTCCGGCCCCACCGGCACCTCGGAGACGTGGACCCGGACGAATACGCCGCCCTGGCCGTGCCCGGGGGCTTTTTCAGCCATGGGTTCGATGAGGCGTTCGATCCCCGCTTGTACCGGGTCGCCCAGGCGATCCACGCGCGGGGGGGCATGATCGCCACCTGGTGCGTCGGGGTTCTGCCCATCGCCGAGGCGGGCTTGCTGCGGGGCGGGCGGGCCACCACCTACCGGTTCAGCCGCCATCACGACAACCCGGGACGCCTGCGGGCCCTGGGGTGCGAACCGGTTCCCGCCCCGCTCGTGGTCTGGAACCGGATCGCTTCGTGCGCCGGTCCCGCCCAGTCCCTCGAGGTGGCCTTCCTCTTGCTGGAATTCCTGGTCGGAGAGGCCGGGGCCGCAGAGGTGCGTCGGTATCTCGCCGGAACCGATAGAGAGGGCATGGGATGA